A single Lolium perenne isolate Kyuss_39 chromosome 6, Kyuss_2.0, whole genome shotgun sequence DNA region contains:
- the LOC127307427 gene encoding adenine/guanine permease AZG1, with protein sequence MANPIIPTSGNGEEATTKLGRLNAAVERSWVGRRFHLAARGTTFTTELRAGTATFLTMAYILAVNASILSDSGGTCTVDDCQAPSPRCKFPPVDPGYAACVSRVRRDLIVATAASSVIGSFIMGAFANLPLALAPGMGTNAYFAYTVVGFHGSGTLPYRTALAAVFLEGLIFLFISIVGLRSKLAQFIPKPVRISSSAGIGLFLAFIGLQSNQGLGLVGFSSSTLVTLGACPASERASVAPVITFPNGTVALMPGGTVSGGILCLSGRMTSPTFWLAVVGFLIIAFCLIKNVKGAMIYGILFVTFISWPRNTGVTVFPDTPAGDESFSYFKKVFDVHRIQSTAGALDFSGAGKGFFWEALVTFLYVDILDTTGTLYSMARFAGFMDDATGEFEGQYFAFMSDATAIVFGSLLGTSPVTAFIESSTGIREGGRTGLTALTAAVYFTAALFVTPLLASIPPWAVGPPLVLVGVMMMRSVAEVDWVDMRQAVPAFLTLALMPLTYSIAYGLIGGIGSYMLLHSWDWACDAATKLGYRRKVGAGAVTEMSSSGSAGGSNREHVNDGGHA encoded by the coding sequence ATGGCCAACCCCATCATCCCCACCAGCGGCAATGGGGAAGAGGCCACGACCAAGCTGGGCCGGCTCAACGCCGCCGTTGAGCGGTCCTGGGTGGGCCGCCGCTTCCACCTGGCCGCGCGCGGCACGACCTTCACGACGGAGCTCCGCGCCGGCACGGCCACGTTCCTCACCATGGCGTATATCCTCGCCGTGAACGCCTCCATCCTCTCGGACTCTGGCGGGACGTGCACTGTCGACGACTGCCAGGCGCCGTCGCCGCGCTGCAAGTTCCCGCCCGTTGACCCCGGGTACGCCGCCTGCGTGTCCCGCGTGCGGCGGGATCTGATCGTCGCCACCGCCGCGTCGTCCGTGATCGGCTCCTTCATCATGGGGGCCTTCGCCAACCTGCCGCTCGCGCTCGCCCCCGGCATGGGCACCAACGCCTACTTCGCCTACACCGTCGTCGGCTTCCACGGCTCCGGCACGCTGCCGTACCGCACCGCGCTCGCCGCGGTCTTCCTCGAgggcctcatcttcctcttcatctccatcGTGGGGCTGCGCTCCAAGCTCGCCCAGTTCATCCCCAAACCCGTGCGGATCTCGTCGTCCGCGGGGATCGGGCTCTTCTTGGCCTTCATTGGGTTGCAGAGCAACCAGGGCCTGGGGCTTGTTGGCTTCAGCTCGTCGACGCTGGTCACGCTCGGCGCGTGCCCGGCGTCGGAGCGCGCGTCCGTGGCACCGGTGATTACGTTCCCCAATGGTACAGTCGCACTGATGCCTGGCGGCACGGTCTCCGGCGGCATACTCTGCCTCTCGGGTCGGATGACATCCCCAACCTTCTGGCTCGCTGTTGTGGGCTTCCTAATCATCGCTTTCTGCCTCATCAAGAATGTCAAGGGCGCCATGATCTACGGCATCCTCTTCGTGACGTTCATCTCCTGGCCGCGCAACACCGGCGTCACCGTGTTCCCAGACACGCCGGCCGGCGACGAGAGCTTCAGCTATTTCAAGAAGGTGTTCGATGTCCATCGCATCCAGTCTACCGCCGGCGCCCTGGACTTCAGCGGAGCCGGCAAAGGATTCTTCTGGGAAGCGCTCGTCACCTTCCTCTACGTGGACATCCTCGACACCACGGGCACGCTCTACTCGATGGCGCGGTTCGCCGGGTTCATGGACGACGCCACAGGGGAGTTCGAGGGGCAGTACTTCGCCTTCATGTCCGACGCCACGGCCATCGTGTTCGGGTCTTTGCTGGGCACCTCCCCCGTAACGGCCTTCATCGAATCGTCTACGGGGATCCGAGAGGGCGGGCGGACGGGGCTGACGGCGCTCACGGCGGCGGTGTACTTCACGGCCGCGCTCTTCGTGACACCGCTGCTGGCGTCGATCCCGCCATGGGCGGTCGGCCCGCCGCTCGTGCTGGTGGGCGTGATGATGATGCGGTCGGTGGCGGAGGTGGACTGGGTCGACATGCGGCAAGCCGTGCCGGCGTTCTTGACGCTCGCGCTCATGCCGCTCACCTACTCCATCGCCTACGGTCTCATCGGCGGCATCGGCAGCTACATGCTACTGCACTCATGGGATTGGGCGTGTGATGCCGCAACCAAACTTGGCTACCGCCGCAAGGTGGGTGCTGGCGCCGTCACCGAGATGAGTagcagcggcagtgccggtggtagCAATAGGGAGCATGTGAATGATGGGGGACATGCTTAG